The sequence TACCCGACATTTTCGTACTGTCTGCAACCGAACCGTCGGTCAGCTTAATGGTAAAGTGCATGACCACTTCGCGGCCATGCTCAATTGGTAAACGACTCAAAACGTACCCCTACGACTTGTCACCGCCGTCTAATTTGTCACGACGGTTATCAAAAAAGGCTTCCAGCAGCATCAAAGCAGCGCCTATCGTTATTGCCATATCAGCAACGTTAAACGCAGGCCAGTGCCACCCTTGATAATGCACATCGAAAAAGTCGATGACATAACCGTACATCAAGCGATCAGCAACGTTGCCTATCGCTCCGGCTAGAATGAGCGCAAAAGCCAGGTTTTGGCGCCACAATCCAACTGGGTTACGGCGCATCCAAATAAGCAAGACCACACTAATGGCAATCGCGATAGCCGTAAACAGCCAACGCTGCCAGCCGCCACTGTCACTTAAAAAGCTAAATGCAGCACCGTAGTTATGGACATAGGTGAAGTTGAACAAGCCCTCTATGACCACGCGACTTTCATACAGCTCGAACTCACCAGCCACCCAAATTTTGGTGACTTGGTCGATCACGAACAGCAACAGCGTCAGCCACAAAAAGCGTAAGCCAGTGGCTCTTTTTGAGTGTGCAAAATCAGGCAAAACGACGCTCCTCACCTTCACCATCAATATTGGTTACACAGCGCTGACACAAATCGTCGTGCTCTGGCAAAGTGCCTACTTCTTCACGATGATGCCAGCAGCGCTCACATTTTTTATAAGCACTCGGCTTCACTTCCACCGCAAGCGCCAGCTTCTCCGCTTTAACCGCGTTAGCTGGAGCGTTATCCAAAGCATCAACACGAGCTTCAGAGGTCAACAATGCAAAACGCAGCTCTTCACCTAAACGGTTCAGAGAGGTCGCCAGCTTATCATCGGCATATAAGGTTACTTCTGCCTGCAGCGAGCCGCCAATCACATCGTCACGACGCGCTTGCTCCAGCGCTTGATTAACGGTGTCTCTGACATCCAACAGCTGCATCCAGAATGCGTTTTCGGTGTCACTCACACCGGCAAACTCGCTAAAGCCTTCATACCAACTTTCGGTAAAGACATACTCGCCACGCTCGCCCGGCAATAAGCCCCAAATTTCCTGAGCCGTAAAGCTACAAATTGGGGCCATCCAACGAACCAACGCTTCGGCGATATGATGCAGTGCGGTCTGACATGAACGACGCGCCAATCCTTCAGATTTAGCCGTATACTGGCGGTCTTTAATGATATCCAGATAGAAACTGCCCAGCTCAATTGAACAGAAGTGCATTAATTTTTGCACTACGCTGTGGAACTGGTAACTGTCATAAGCTTCCAGTAATTGTTTCTGTAAATCTGCAGCACGACCGACAATCCAGCGATCCAGCTCGACCATGTCGTCCATTTCAACGGTATCTTTTTTCGGGTCGAAACCACTTAAATTCGCTAACAAGAAGCGTGACGTATTACGAATACGTCGGTACGCATCGGCAGAGCGCTTCAGAATTTCATCGGATACCGTCATTTCACCTGAATAATCGGCCGAAGCAACCCACAAGCGCAGAATGTCGCCACCCAGCTTATTCATCACATCCTGTGGCGCAACCACGTTACCCACTGACTTCGACATCTTGCGACCTTGTGCGTCAACAGTAAAGCCGTGTGTCAGAACCTGGTGATATGGCGCTTCCTCATACATGGCGACGCCTGTGACCAATGAGCTCTGGAACCAGCCGCGGTGCTGATCCGAGCCTTCCAGGTACAAGTCTGCTGGCCAACGTAAACCATCAAATTCGCGTAATACACAGTGGTGTGTCACGCCCGAGTCGAACCAAACGTCCAGCGTGTCGGTGACTTTACGGTATTTGTTCGCTTCATCGCCCAACAACGTCTCTGGCTCTAAATCGAACCACGCCTGCACACCCTCTTTTTCAATCAGCTGTGCGACTTTTTCCATGAGCTCCAGCGTGTTCGGGTGCAGCTCATCGGTTTCGCGGTTCACGAAAACAGCAATAGGGTTACCCCAGGTACGCTGACGCGAAATACACCAGTCCGGCCGCCCTTCAACCATTGACTCAATGCGACTTTGCCCCCACTCAGGGAACCAGCCCACTTTCTTAATTTGTTCTAAAGCGCCGGCACGCAAGCCTTTCTTGTCCATGCTAATAAACCACTGCGGCGTCGCGCGGAAAATAATCGGCGTCTTATGGCGCCAGCAATGCGGGTACGAGTGGTTATAACTCTCGGCATGCATCAGGTTGCCAACTTCGCGCAGCTTATCCACGATAGGCTCGTTCGCTTTGAAGACATGCTGACCAGCAAATAATGGCGTATCGTCTTTATACACACCGTTATCGCCCACCGGATTGTACACTTCCAGTCCGTATCTCTGCCCCACTAAAAAGTCATCAACACCGTGACCCGGTGCGGTGTGTACACAGCCTGTACCACTTTCCGTTGTAACGTGATCGCCTAAAATCACCGGCACTCGCAGGTCAAATAATGGGTGCTGTAGCTGCAACCCTTCTAAGTCTTTGCCCTTGCAGAAGCCAAGCTTATGATAATGCGCAATGTTCCAGCGCTCCATGCAGTCCGTGACCAGGTCGTCAGCTAAAATGACGCGCTCTGCCGGCTGTTCGCCGTCGGCTTCAATTTGCACTAGCGTGTACTCAAGGCCTTCGGCCAAAGTTACCGCACGATTTGCCGGAATGGTCCACGGAGTGGTGGTCCAGATAACCATGCTGACATCGCCTTCACCCACATGCCCCTCTGGCGTGCTAAAGCGCTCAACGGTTTCAGCTGTTGCCGCAGCTGGCATGCGAACATCAATGGCTGGTGAGTTCTTGTCTTTGTACTCAACTTCCGCTTCAGCCAATGCAGAACCACAATCTGTACACCAATGCACCGGCTTAAAGCCTTGATGCAAGTGGCCTTTATCAATAATTTTGGCCAATGCACGTACACTGTCCGCTTCCTGTTTAAAGTTCATGGTCAGGTACGGCTTGTCCCAGTCACCTAGTACGCCCAGACGTTTGAAGTCAGTACGCTGTTGGTCAATCTGGGTTTGCGCGTATTCACGGCATTTTTCACGAAACTGAGCTAAATCGAGCTTTTTACCCGGTTTACCGTGCTTTTTCTCAACCTGTAGTTCAATAGGTAATCCGTGGCAGTCCCAGCCAGGCACATACGGCGCGTCAAAGTCGCTTAATGTTTTCGCTTTAACAATAACGTCTTTCAGGATTTTGTTTACGGCGTGACCAATGTGAATTTGCCCGTTTGCGTACGGAGGACCATCGTGCAAAATAAATTTCGGCTTGCCACTCTTGGCTTCACGAATTTGACCGTAGAGGTCATCTTCATACCATTGCTCCAGCATTTTAGGCTCGCGTTGAGCCAAGTTGCCGCGCATTGGAAACGCTGTTTCCGGCAAGTTTAGGGTGTGTTTGTAATCACTCATTAGTCACTGTTTCCATTTCCGCATAGTTACTGACTCCGGCACGCTAAAGCATCGCGTGCGCGGGCGGCATCTTTTTCAATTTGTTCTTGTAAGTGCTGTAACGACGCAAAGCGTTGCTCGTTACGCAGTTTAGCCACCGGAGTGACCGTTAAATTCTGACCGTACAGATTGCCTGAAAACTCAAACAAATGCACCTCTAGCTGCACTTCGTCGCCATTTAATGTGGGGCGTGTGCCTAAATTGGCAACACCGGAATAAGTTTGTCCACTCTGTTCGTGCGACGCCGTTACCGCAAACACGCCATGAAGCGGGCTTTTAAGACGTTTTAATGGCACATTGGCGGTAGGGAAGCCAATCGTCCGGCCGTTCTTGCGACCATGAACCACTTTCCCCATCATTTGGTACGGTCGGCCCAGCATTTGTTCGGCAAGCTCAAAATCACCGTTATCCAGCGCCTGGCGAATGGCGGTGCTGCTGACACGCTGCTGTTGTTGACGATAGCTGCGCGTATCGACCACTTCAAAGCCCAGCTTGTCGCCTTCTTTTTTCAGCAGCTCAAAGTCACCCTCTCGCTTATAGCCAAAGCGAAAGTCGTCTCCCACCACCAGGAATTTTACGCCCAGCTTTTTAACCAGGGTCTGTTCAATGAATTCCTGAGCCGGCTGGCTAGCAAACTTTTTATTAAATTCAATAACGATATGACGGTCGATATTCTGCGCTTTTAACGCCGTATACTTCTCGCGCCAATTGGTCAGGCGTGCCGGTGCTTGTCCGGGCTGAAACAACTCTTGCGGCTGCGGCTCAAAGGTCATAACAGCTGACGGAACACCAAGCTGTTTTGCTTTCTCACGAACCTGAGCCAATACCGCCTGATGGCCCAAATGCACGCCATCGAAATTACCGATGGTCAGCACACAGCCATTGTGTTCATCTCGTAAGTTATGAGTACCGCGAATCAGTTCCATACCCGAACAGTCTTAAGGTCGTTTGAGAAAGTCGCGATTATAACCGATAACCGCGTGATAATCAGTACTCGCGAGCACGGAAATGTCGCGGTCGCATACCCGTGACAAGCAAGGTCACTAAATAGGCGACCACACCGGCGCCGATCATTTGTGCCAAGAGCCACGGCCGTTCAACCAAACTGCTTTGCTGCCATGCGCCAGCATCTGGGTTCAACCATAAAATAACGCCTATCATGACTGCCGTTGCCAAAATAACCTGAACAATGAAACGCCATGTGCCTGGCTGCGCTTTTAAAACGCCTTCTTTATATAGAGTAAAGCCTAACAGGCCAGCGTTAATAGCTGCCGACGCCGCCGTTGCCATTGCCAAGCCTACATAGCTAAAGGGAATAGCCAGTGCGACGTTAAACACCATATTCGAAACCATGGCAATAATGCCAAATTTTACCGGGCGCTTGGTGTCTTGCCGCGAGTAAAAGCCGGTTGCCAGTACTTTTACCAACATAAAGCTGACCAGGCCGGTTGCATACGCCATTAAGCTATAAGACGCCATGCGCGCATCTTCCGGGCCAAATGCACCGTGCATGAAAAGCACCATCAGCATAGGCTCGGCAAGCACAAACAGTCCCGCCATAGCAGGTACACCTAATAGCAGCACCATTCGCACGCCCCAGTCTAAAGTGGCGCTGAAGTTTTGTGTGGACTTATCAACATGACGTGACGACAACGCTGGCAGTATAACCGTCGCTATGGCAATACCGAAAAGCCCAAGCGGGAATTCGAGTAGACGATCAGAGTAATAGAGCCAACTGATAGAGCCGGTCATTAAGAAACTGGCTATGAGCGTATCGAGTAACAGATTAATTTGGCTGACCGAAACCCCAAAAATAGCCGGCAGCATCAGTTTGCGAATTTTCGTGACGCCAGGGTCTTTCCAGCCCCACTTAGGCTTCACCAACAAGCCCGCCTTTTTAAGGAACGGAATTTGGAACAACAACTGGATTAAACCACCGAAGAATACACCCCACGCAAGTCCGTATTCCGGTTGCTCCATATTGGGTGCTAGCCAGATGGCGGCAGAGATAATCGCGATGTTTAAAAACACCGGGGTAAATGCCGCTACCGCAAACTTGCCCAATGTATTGAGAATGGCGCCCGCCATAGCAGTAAAAGTAATGAACCATAAATAAGGGAAGGTAATGCGCAGCAAATCGCTGGCCAGCACAAACTTATGACCCTGCGGCCCGTCGTGCCACCAATCCAGGAACCACCCCATACCAAACAACGCCGTGACAATGGGCGAAGCTATAACGCCGAATAACGTGACCACGGTAATAATAGTGCCCAGCGTACCCGACACCCTCGCTATTAAGAGTTGTTGCTCTGGCAGCTCTTTGCCCTGCTTGTATTCTGTAAGTACCGGCACAAAGGCTTGCGCAAACGCGCCTTCGGCAAATAAACGCCGGAGGAAATTAGGGATTTTATTGGCAAAGAAGAAGACATCCGCCGCTGCACCTGCTCCCATTAGGTTGGCAATGACCACATCGCGCACTAAGCCCAAAACCCGCGAAATGAGGGTCATGAAACTTACGATGAAACCGGATTTAAGTAACGACTTAGACACAGGTAGTCCTTTAATTCCCTAAACGTGCTGTAATTATTATTTTGCGACTTTTTCTAGTGCTTCTTTCACTTGCTCATGCATTGTTGGAAGCTCACGCTCTATGGTACGCCATACCAATTCGTAATCAATTTTAAAGTAGCCATGAGCAATCGCGTTTCGCATTTGGTATGCAGAAGTTAAGGGGATATCAGGAAACTTAGAGACAGTAATCGGACAATTTTTTAATAAGTTATTGGACGCTTCACCTACAACTTCTAAGTTGCGTATAACGGCGTCTTGAACCAACTCATCACTGAGAAAGGTATTTTCATCTAGCTCAGAAGTGTATGACTCTATGCGCTCTATCGCGTCACGAATATGATTTAAGTAATCTACAGCCCTGCTTTCTTTGCTGGTCATATCAAACGAGCTTCCTGCTCAACTTTTTCTTTAAAATGCATAGGCAAGCTATTAGGTGTCAGCACATCCACTTCAACGCCCAGTAGCTCATTCAGCTCAAACTTGATAGCTCCAATATCAAACATTGTTGTTTCTGGCGTTGTCTCAATAAGTAAGTCTAGATCGCTATCTAAAGAGTCATCTTGTCGCACAGCAGAGCCGAACACCTTCACGTTTTTCGCATGGTGCTTTTCTACAATTTGCTGAATTTCCTGACGGTGCTTTTTCAACAGCGATGATAAACGAGACATATTTCCTCCAACAGTGTTACCCGAAATATAACCTATCAACATTGTTTTCGCCATGCGAAATAGTAAAACCTAAAGGTCAATTATCTCTTATTTTTATCGCTCTAGCTGTTGACTTTTGCGGCAAAAACGGCATAATCGCCAACCTTTATAAGAGAAGCGTTCTGTTAATGAATTTAGGAGTTCACCTTGGCTAACATTAAGTCTGCTAAAAAGCGTGCGATTCAGGCCGAGAAAAATCGCCGCCACAATGCAAGCCGTCGTTCAATGATGCGTACATACCTTAAACGTGTAAACGCAGCCATTGAAAGCAAAGATAAAGAAGCAGCAAACGCTGCAATGAAAGACGTAACCCCAATGCTGGACCGTTACGCGACTAAAGGTCTTATCAGCAAAAACAAAGCGGCACGCCATAAGAGCCGTTTGAACGCTAAGATCCAAGCACTGTAAAGAAATTTACTGACCTAGGCTTTTAGCGTAGGGAAAGAAAAGCCGACCATGATTCGTTCATTGGTCGGTTTTTTATTTGGTATAAGCTCGAACGCCTTTTTTACTTTTACCTATTTTGGTAATCGCTGCGCCGGTTTCTTCTAGGACTTGTTCTAGCTCTGGTTGTACTTCATTTAAGTAGTTATCAACTTCGGCAACAACAGTCACCCATTCGCGGGACTCTGTCCAGTCGTCAGGTAACAGCTCTAGAAAGGAGAGTATTTTAGGGAGAGTATCAGCAGCAGACTCATACTCTGAGTCTGCTACTTGTTGTTTTAGCTGCTCGTGGAGCTCATTTAATTGTTCAGGTGAGCGCGTCTCTTCAGACACGTTAAGCTCCGGCTGCTTGCTGCATTCGGTTCATAGCAACATCACGCTGTTCGGCAGGAATTTGGTCCCATGCACCTTTAATATCCAGCATTAAACGCGCTACCTCATCAATCGCCTCAATATCCATGTCGATGGACGCATCTGCAATACGCGTACTCATGTACATATACAGCTCGCGTAAGTTGCCAGTTGCTTGCGCTCCAGCGGAGTCATCCAGGCTATAACGCAGCGAGTCAACAATAGCTTGCGCTTTACTTAAGTAATGGCTCTTTTTCTCAAGGTCTTTACGCTGAATCGCTCCTTTGGCGTAATTCAGGTTCTCTAACACACCCGCCATCAGCATTTGTACTAGCTGATAGGGGTCTGCACCCGCAACACGAGTTTCTAGTGAGCCTTTAGTGTAGCCTTTAAGCTTCATATTCATACGTAATTACCTCGAATTAATCATTGTCCCGAGTAAAACCCGGAAGGTTTGCAAGCTGGGCACTGACGGCATTGCCACGACTTTGTAGTTGACCGACTAAAGAGTCCAGTGCTTGATATTTTGAGTTCAATGTTTCGCGCAGTGATTCCATGCGCAGCTCCAGTGACTCACGACTCTCAGCAACACGATCCAAGCTTTCATTGATAGAGTCTCGGCGCATTTGCAGTGAACCGCCAGCACTAACATAGCCGTCTAGTAAAGTTTCCATGCGTGCTGCCATACCGTTTTCGCCGCCAATCAGATTTTGTAATGCCGATGGTTCAGCCGCCAGAACATCCTTAACGTTAGTGACCGGGTTTTCCTGTTGTAAGCGCCCGTCGTTGTCTAAACCGAAACCTAAATCAAACAAGGTCTGCCCTTCACCAAAGGTACTTGTCAGCACATTGTTCAATTGGCTTTTTAAAGTGCGAACTGTGGCATCGCCCTGCATCATGCTGTTTTCACCGCCAATTTCACTGAGCAAATCAACCGTGCTGTTATAGGCTTTTACAAAACTATCTATGGACTTTTGAACGCCCGCATCGTCTCGTGCTATCGACAACTGCGCCTTTTCAGTGCCTTCCGATTCTTTCAGCGCCGTAATGGTCGAGCCTTGAATAACATCGGTAAAGGTATTGGTGTCGTTGGTAGCCTGAATGCCGTCAATCTCAATAATGGCATCAGTCGCCTGATCATTGGCCGCTATGGTCATGCCGCCAGCACCACCTGCATTGGCTTGAGTTGAAATAGCGTCAAATTCCGCATTGTCATTAGTAACGGTTAAGTCATTACCCGCGCCACTGACACTTGAACGAAAGACTAACTTTGCTTCGGTACCAGTATTAATAATATCCGCTGTAACGCCAAAGTTATCTTCAGATGAGTTAACTGCATTGCGAATATCTTCCAGCGTTGAGCCCGCTTCAATATTTAGCGTAAAGCTCTCCCCTCCAGCGCCAAAGGTTAGGGAACCCGCGTTGGTATTAACCTCGTCATCCGCACTGGCAAAAGCGCCATCCGCAGACACTGCTCGGCTACCTTTTGCAAGCTGTTGAACAAAGAGTTCAAAATCACCCGCGCTGGCATCCTCAGAGCTTTCTACACTGACAACATCGCCTGAATCGGGTTGAGTGACTGACGCTTTCATAGCACTAAACAAACTGCCGTCGGTCAGCTTCTCAGCACTCTCCTGAAGCTTTGATAATGCCGAACGCATTTCACCAACAGCCGATAGCTCCACTGTTAGGCGGCCTTCCTGTTGGTCCAGGCGGTTTTTCTTAGGAACACGCTCGGCCTGTAATGTCGCATCGATGATGCCCTGCAGGTCTAAGCCTGAGCGCGCACCTGTTGATGAAATTAATGGCATCTCAACACCTCACTTAAATCTGGTTGTCGAATAAAAATCCCATCCGACTGTTCTCGTTATCGGCCATTTCTTCAATAGCTTTAGATAACTTCACAACCAATTCTGACGGAATTTGACGAATCATTTCACCGTTGTCGGTATCTATCACCTTAACCACCGGCGGCTCGTCTCTTTCATCGAAAACAAACTGCAAACTGGTATTACGAATAGTCGACGACTGATTCATTTCCTCTACCGTGTCTGCAATACTCTCGCTACTTGCCTGCTTTTCCACTTTATCAGCGGTGCGCTCCTGAACTTGACTGACCGCGTCCATAACCTTTTGGTCCTGCGGTCGCTCCGCCTTGTTCGGTGAACCACCCGCTGCACTACTTAAGGGACTTAACGCGCGGCTTTCAACTGACATGTCTGCCATAATACTCACCTTTACCTTAGTTATTGTGCAGTTTAGCACTAAAACAATTATCCATGTATGTTATCGGTGAGACCTGCTGAAAACTTTAGCGTTTAATTGAAGTTTTTTTAATCGGCATCGGTTTTGTTGTTAAGCCTTTGAATTACAAGCATAAAAAAACCGGAGCAAGAGCTCCGGTTTTTAGTAACGGTTGAGTTAGTTGAGCAATTAGCCCAGTAACTGCAGTGCCGCCTGTGGACGCTGGTTCGCCTGCGCCAGGATAGTCTGAGACGCCTGCTGCAGGATCTGAGCCTGAGTCAGTTTCGCAGTTTCAGCCGCAAAGTCAGCATCTTTGATTCGAGACTTCGCACCTTCCAGGTTCTCAGCAATGTTCGATTGGTTACGAATAGTCGCTTGGAAACGGTTCTGAACCGCACCTAAGTCTGCTCGCTCCGAGTCAATTTGGCCAATTGCAGCGTCAATGACTGAAATCGCACTCTGCGCACCATCCGCAGAGCTGATATCCACGCCACCAACAGACTCTAAAGTCGAAGTTGTAGCACCGAATATCTCTCCAACACTAGAGTTGGTAGTGTTGTCGGTAATGCTGAACGAATCACTAGATTCTAACTCTAGTTTTGAGTTTACTACAACGTCACCATTGGTAGTGTCAGCTGTTGTACCACCTAAAGAAAGTGATGTGCCGTCTTGTTGCCCTGTGACTTTAACACCATCGACATTCTCTGCAGTAATTTCAATGTCTCCGCTCTCGTTTACAGAAGCATTGTATCCAGCCTTACCGATAGCATTAGCAAGCTCTTTGGCTGAGCCATTATACTCCGCAAGCGTAAATGTTTCATCACCAATACTGAGAGTACCTTGGTCTGATGAAGACAGTCCTGCCAAAGTAGTAGTCACGGAGGTTTTGGCCGACACGCCAATGTTCGCGTCATTAACTTGAGTAGCCAAATCAGTCACTGACTGGCCTGTAGCCAAATCTAGATCAAAGTCCCCGTCCTTACCGGCGATATTTACTGTATCTCCAGTATCAGTTAACGATGCTGTATCGAAATAGTCAGCTCCGGCATTACCGGTAGTTGCTTGAGTAGATGCACCTACCGAGCTTCCAGCAGTATCGATTCTATTACTGCCAATGTTATTTGAAGAAATATCGCCAATCGTAATATTGATTGTCTGGTTTGCGTCAGCACCCACTTGGAAAGACTTACCGGCAAAATCACCATTCAGCAATTTTTCACCACCGAAAGTAGAGGTCTCTGCAATTCTAGTCAGCTCTAATTGAAGGTTAGATACTTCCTTTTGAAGTGCAGCCCGGTCATCCGCTGAATTCGAGTCATTTGCTGATTGAATAGCAAGCGTACGCATCCGCTGCAAGATATTGGTCGATTCATCCATTGCACCTTCAGCAGTTTGCGCAACTGAAATACCATCGTTTGCGTTACGGTTACCTTGGTTCAAGCCGTTGATTTGTGAACTCAAACGGTTTGATATTTGTAAGCCTGCTGCGTCATCTGCAGCGCTGTTAATACGGAAGCCTGACGACAAACGTTGAAATGCTTGGTCAAGCTGGTTTCCTGAGCCCATCAGCTGACGCTGTGCGTTCAGTGAGCTGACGTTAGTGTTTACATAAAGTGCCATAATAATGCTCCTCAGTTTCTAGCCTAAGCTTGGATTCAATCGTTGTTGCCAAGCTGGAGGAATGTTTCGGCTTCGTGTTTCGCCTGGTTAAATTTTCCTCTCACAAAGGGTATCGGCAGGGGTTTGGGGAGCTTTAGTCTTTTTTTGAAAAAATTTGAAGTTTTTTAAGTAGAGTGACGTTTATGTCAGGCGGGGAAAGATATAAAGAACGGTCAGTTAATCATTTAAGCATCGCACCTGCCGTAATAACGGCAGGCTACATCACTTTATAAATAGTCGAACAAGCTTAGGCGACTTACTCGGGTGAACACTTGTTGAGCGGCAGAATAAATAGTTTCGTTTTTGACTAAATCAGTTACCGCTTCTGAGTAGTCAACGTCGGAAATATCTGCACGCGCCTTTTTATTTACGATTTCAATATCAGCATTGCTGAGCTTAGCGTTGTCCATAACATTTAAGCGAGCACCGACAGACGCTTGCGTATCGGTTAAGTCGCTAATGACAGTATTAAAATCATCTAGCGCAAAAGCAATTTCGCTCTCATGAAAGCCTTTGCTTTCAGGACCCGACTCTTCCAGTGCGGTGGCTAAGTCTCGAATTTGCGTTAACAAGTTACGCGATACTGGTTCACCGATAGAATAACTGAATGAGTTACCAGCGACCGGCATGTTGTCTGGGTTTAATTCCAATGTCATGCCGTTATATTCAACTTTGCCGTCCGTTACCGTTCCGGCCACTACTGGGTTAACACCATCATCAATTTCATAAGTGTCCGGTCCGGTAAAGTTAACCGTGAAATCAGTCGGGTCACCCGCGTCAATACGCGTTTCTGTATCAGCAATAAGTGCGTCGCGATCGTTGACTTCTACTTTCTCAATAAAGTTATTGCCACCGGTTAGCTCAAAGTCGACACGCTTAGACACGTTAGAAAAGGCGCGGCTGCCAGGATCATTTGCCGGTAGATACAACGTCGGTGACAACTGAATCATACGCTGGCCCTGATCACCGACATACTCATAAGCTTGATTTGCGTCATTAAACTCCATAGGCTGGGTACGATTTTGATAACCCGCAAATATATATTCGCCCGACTCATCTTGCGCGTTGGTTAAATCAAAAATGGAGGTTTCCAAGTTACGCAGTTCCGAAGCTAAAGCCTTTCGGTTAGTTTGATCATAGCTACCGTTACCCGCTTGCACAGCTAAAGCCCGCGCGCGTTGAACTGCATCTGTAATACTACTAATGACACTCTCCTCACGGCGCAGGTTATTCTCTAGTGTGACCGAGTTACGCTCGAACTGTTCGTTCTGGCCAATTTTTTCATTCAACGCCAGTACCTGCGAATTACCAATAGGGTCATCCGC comes from Idiomarina sp. X4 and encodes:
- the lspA gene encoding signal peptidase II, giving the protein MPDFAHSKRATGLRFLWLTLLLFVIDQVTKIWVAGEFELYESRVVIEGLFNFTYVHNYGAAFSFLSDSGGWQRWLFTAIAIAISVVLLIWMRRNPVGLWRQNLAFALILAGAIGNVADRLMYGYVIDFFDVHYQGWHWPAFNVADMAITIGAALMLLEAFFDNRRDKLDGGDKS
- the rpsT gene encoding 30S ribosomal protein S20, with protein sequence MANIKSAKKRAIQAEKNRRHNASRRSMMRTYLKRVNAAIESKDKEAANAAMKDVTPMLDRYATKGLISKNKAARHKSRLNAKIQAL
- the fliS gene encoding flagellar export chaperone FliS, translated to MNMKLKGYTKGSLETRVAGADPYQLVQMLMAGVLENLNYAKGAIQRKDLEKKSHYLSKAQAIVDSLRYSLDDSAGAQATGNLRELYMYMSTRIADASIDMDIEAIDEVARLMLDIKGAWDQIPAEQRDVAMNRMQQAAGA
- a CDS encoding HepT-like ribonuclease domain-containing protein, producing the protein MTSKESRAVDYLNHIRDAIERIESYTSELDENTFLSDELVQDAVIRNLEVVGEASNNLLKNCPITVSKFPDIPLTSAYQMRNAIAHGYFKIDYELVWRTIERELPTMHEQVKEALEKVAK
- the ileS gene encoding isoleucine--tRNA ligase yields the protein MSDYKHTLNLPETAFPMRGNLAQREPKMLEQWYEDDLYGQIREAKSGKPKFILHDGPPYANGQIHIGHAVNKILKDVIVKAKTLSDFDAPYVPGWDCHGLPIELQVEKKHGKPGKKLDLAQFREKCREYAQTQIDQQRTDFKRLGVLGDWDKPYLTMNFKQEADSVRALAKIIDKGHLHQGFKPVHWCTDCGSALAEAEVEYKDKNSPAIDVRMPAAATAETVERFSTPEGHVGEGDVSMVIWTTTPWTIPANRAVTLAEGLEYTLVQIEADGEQPAERVILADDLVTDCMERWNIAHYHKLGFCKGKDLEGLQLQHPLFDLRVPVILGDHVTTESGTGCVHTAPGHGVDDFLVGQRYGLEVYNPVGDNGVYKDDTPLFAGQHVFKANEPIVDKLREVGNLMHAESYNHSYPHCWRHKTPIIFRATPQWFISMDKKGLRAGALEQIKKVGWFPEWGQSRIESMVEGRPDWCISRQRTWGNPIAVFVNRETDELHPNTLELMEKVAQLIEKEGVQAWFDLEPETLLGDEANKYRKVTDTLDVWFDSGVTHHCVLREFDGLRWPADLYLEGSDQHRGWFQSSLVTGVAMYEEAPYHQVLTHGFTVDAQGRKMSKSVGNVVAPQDVMNKLGGDILRLWVASADYSGEMTVSDEILKRSADAYRRIRNTSRFLLANLSGFDPKKDTVEMDDMVELDRWIVGRAADLQKQLLEAYDSYQFHSVVQKLMHFCSIELGSFYLDIIKDRQYTAKSEGLARRSCQTALHHIAEALVRWMAPICSFTAQEIWGLLPGERGEYVFTESWYEGFSEFAGVSDTENAFWMQLLDVRDTVNQALEQARRDDVIGGSLQAEVTLYADDKLATSLNRLGEELRFALLTSEARVDALDNAPANAVKAEKLALAVEVKPSAYKKCERCWHHREEVGTLPEHDDLCQRCVTNIDGEGEERRFA
- the ribF gene encoding bifunctional riboflavin kinase/FAD synthetase gives rise to the protein MELIRGTHNLRDEHNGCVLTIGNFDGVHLGHQAVLAQVREKAKQLGVPSAVMTFEPQPQELFQPGQAPARLTNWREKYTALKAQNIDRHIVIEFNKKFASQPAQEFIEQTLVKKLGVKFLVVGDDFRFGYKREGDFELLKKEGDKLGFEVVDTRSYRQQQQRVSSTAIRQALDNGDFELAEQMLGRPYQMMGKVVHGRKNGRTIGFPTANVPLKRLKSPLHGVFAVTASHEQSGQTYSGVANLGTRPTLNGDEVQLEVHLFEFSGNLYGQNLTVTPVAKLRNEQRFASLQHLQEQIEKDAARARDALACRSQ
- a CDS encoding nucleotidyltransferase family protein codes for the protein MSRLSSLLKKHRQEIQQIVEKHHAKNVKVFGSAVRQDDSLDSDLDLLIETTPETTMFDIGAIKFELNELLGVEVDVLTPNSLPMHFKEKVEQEARLI
- the murJ gene encoding murein biosynthesis integral membrane protein MurJ, whose translation is MSKSLLKSGFIVSFMTLISRVLGLVRDVVIANLMGAGAAADVFFFANKIPNFLRRLFAEGAFAQAFVPVLTEYKQGKELPEQQLLIARVSGTLGTIITVVTLFGVIASPIVTALFGMGWFLDWWHDGPQGHKFVLASDLLRITFPYLWFITFTAMAGAILNTLGKFAVAAFTPVFLNIAIISAAIWLAPNMEQPEYGLAWGVFFGGLIQLLFQIPFLKKAGLLVKPKWGWKDPGVTKIRKLMLPAIFGVSVSQINLLLDTLIASFLMTGSISWLYYSDRLLEFPLGLFGIAIATVILPALSSRHVDKSTQNFSATLDWGVRMVLLLGVPAMAGLFVLAEPMLMVLFMHGAFGPEDARMASYSLMAYATGLVSFMLVKVLATGFYSRQDTKRPVKFGIIAMVSNMVFNVALAIPFSYVGLAMATAASAAINAGLLGFTLYKEGVLKAQPGTWRFIVQVILATAVMIGVILWLNPDAGAWQQSSLVERPWLLAQMIGAGVVAYLVTLLVTGMRPRHFRAREY